The following coding sequences are from one Arachis hypogaea cultivar Tifrunner chromosome 7, arahy.Tifrunner.gnm2.J5K5, whole genome shotgun sequence window:
- the LOC112701148 gene encoding uncharacterized protein, translated as MSEDHHQLDSSLICMVILPLIQSNPSVSIPVLQGVVQASYHFKPSYRKVWMTKQKAIAQIYEDWEETYNKVLKLLQALQNCFPGTICDLRVKPFYNGHLLVRDCTMFVKVFWAFPSCVEVFKHCKPFVSVDGTHLYDRYGGVLLITVALDGNSNILPIAFAVVEYESTESWSFFLTNLRCHTTPQDGLLVISDRFQAIKVVLSVDDSGWHPPRAFHAYYIKHMAANFMTQFKSAEGKRYLINAAYSPSKAGYEWYMNPLRGFSSAIADWTGRFNKEIWLQHFDSG; from the coding sequence ATGTCTGAAGACCATCATCAGTTAGACAGCAGTCTCATCTGCATGGTCATATTGCCGTTGATACAGTCCAACCCCTCTGTGAGTATTCCGGTGTTGCAAGGTGTGGTCCAGGcgagctatcacttcaaaccctcCTACAGAAAGGTGTGGATGACAAAGCAGAAGGCAATCGCACAGATCTATGAGGATTGGGAAGAGACATACAACAAGGTGTTGAAGCTGCTTCAGGCACTGCAGAACTGTTTTCCTGGAACCATTTGTGACCTACGCGTCAAACCGTTCTACAATGGGCACCTCCTGGTACGCGACTGTACCATGTTCGTCAAAGTATTTTGGGCTTTCCCCTCATGTGTCGAGGtgttcaagcattgcaagccatTTGTATCCGTCGACGGCACGCATTTGTATGACAGATACGGTGGAGTGTTGCTTATTACGGTGGCGCTAGACGGCAATAGCAACATCCTGCCTATTGCTTTTGCCGTTGTCGAGTATGAGAGCACCGAGTCATGGTCGTTTTTCCTTACTAATCTGAGATGCCATACCACCCCACAAGATGGTCTGCTGGTTATCTCTGATAGATTTCAGGCCATCAAGGTCGTGCTAAGCGTTGATGATAGTGGATGGCATCCCCCAAGAGCGTTCCATGCTTACTATATCAAACACATGGCTGCGAATTTCATGACTCAGTTCAAGTCAGCCGAGGGAAAGAGATACCTCATAAATGCTGCTTATAGTCCAAGCAAGGCTGGGTATGAGTGGTACATGAATCCCTTGAGAGGATTCTCCTCGGCGATAGCAGACTGGACTGGTCGTTTCAACAAGGAGATTTGGCTACAACATTTTGACAGTGGGTAG